TTCGGTGATGTTTTCCCAATCTTGATTAGGAACCAAACGCATTGATATTTTTGCGAAAGCTTTGCTTGCAATAACAGTTTTAGCTCCTTCGCCAGTGTATCCGCCCCAAATTCCGTTTACATCAAGTGTTGGTCTAATAGAGTTGCGTTCGTTTGTTACATAGCCTTTTTCGCCGTAAACGTCATTTAAGTCTAATGCTTTTTTGTATTTTTCTAAGCTAAATGGTGCTTTTGCCATTTCGGCTCTTTCTTCTAGTGATAATTCTTGTACGTTATCGTAGAATCCAGGAATAGTAATATGGTTGTCTTCGTCATGAAGCGAAGCAATCATTTTTGCAAGTACATTAATAGGGTTTGCTACTGCACCACCGTATAATCCTGAGTGTAAATCGCGGTTAGGCCCCGTAACTTCAACTTCTACATAGCTTAAACCACGTAATCCAGTTGTTATAGATGGTTGCTGATTAGAAATCATTCCAGTATCTGAAATTAAGATCACATCGTTTTTAAGTTTTTCTTGGTTACGTTCTACAAACCATCCTAAACTCTTAGATCCTACTTCTTCTTCGCCTTCGATCATGAATTTTACGTTACAAGGCAAGGTATTGCTTTGAATCATATATTCTAATGCTTTTACGTGCATGTACATTTGTCCTTTGTCATCGCAAGCACCACGAGCAAAGATGGCTCCTTCTGGGTGAATTTCGGTTTTTTTGATAACGGGCTCAAATGGTGGTGATGTCCATAACTCGATTGGATCTGGTGGTTGAACATCGTAGTGACCGTAAACTAATACGGTTGGTAAATTTGGATCGATTATTTTCTCTCCATATACAATTGGGTAACCCGGAGTGTCGCAAATTTCGACAAAATCGCATCCCGCTTTTTCTAAACTTGCCTTTACTGCTTCGGATGTGTCAATAACATCTTGTGAGTATGCTGTGTCTGCACTTACTGAAGGAATTTTTAATAATTCGACTAATTCATTGATAAAGCGTTCTTTGTGTTGTTGAACGTATGCTTTTATAGTATCCATTTAAATTGATTTTTATAGAATTTCAAAAGTACAAAAAATAGAATTAAATTTTTTTTTAGAAAAAGCTTTGTAATGTCAAAGTTATGTCTATCTTTGCACCACAATTGAGCGGATATGGTGAAATTGGTAGACATGCCAGACTTAGGATCTGGTGCCGCAAGGCGTGTAGGTTCGAGTCCTATTATCCGCACTACTTACTACTAACCCTAATTATTTTTAAATAATTAGGGTTTTTTTATGCCCAATAATGTCCTTTTATTACACGGAGAATCGATTTAACTAATTGACAATGAGAATTTTTGGATTTTACAATTTCTAGATGTAATTCTTAATAAGAAACTAACACAAAGTATTCTTAAATTGTTGAGCTACTTGATTTGTTTTTCTTTTTTTTTAATTTCCTTATTTCCTATTTTATTAATTCCATTTGTTACTGTTACTAATTTTTTAACTTTTTATAATTTATTGTAAGAAAATATTTCTACATTTGAAATATTACAAAACTGACAGCTATTTAGTGATTAAGCTTTGATGAGTCGATTCTTAAAGAGCTATTTTGGTTGTATTCTGTTTTTTTACAATGAGAGTTAAATATAATTAAAGTTAAAAGTTCGGTTTTTATCAGAACTTTTACTATTTTTACAAACATATTAAGATGAGGATTTTAGGAAAGAAAATAATTCTAAAAGTTAAAAGGAAAAATATAGGGAATATTAAACTATGTAACGCAATTGATTCTTTAATTGATGATTTGCAAGAATTTAATGCCAGCGAGAAAAGTATTAACGATATTAGAAATGATGCTGATTGTGTTCATATCGATGGTTTTTATTTTTTTGATATAAATATTCATCGTACACTAATATTGATTGAGTTTGATGATGATGGAGAAGCCACAATTGTATGGGCAGGTACTCATCAAGAATATGAGACTATTTTTAAAAATAATAAATCAACTATTGAGAAATGGTTGAGAAAATATGGATACATAGAATAATGAAAACACATTTTGACATAGAAAAGATTGTAGAAAAAGGAGTAATCACAAACGAGTTAGATTATGAGCGCGCGCTCATTGCTGATAGAAAGTTGAGACTTCTTGCTAAGGATAGCCTTCATTTTAAAAATTTAAGAGGTAAACTTCGTGATATAATAGGTCAATATGAAAATTCCGAATGGAGTGATATTGATACAATCGATGACAATAAGCTTGTAGAAAGTGATAAATTTGAACAGATTGCAGAGCTTGAAAGACTATTTATAGAAAATAGAAAGCTTACAATTAGAAAAAAAATTAAAGAGCTTGATTTGACTCAAGAAAATTTGGCTTCAATTTTAGGACATAAAAGTAAAACTCATATGTCTGAACTTATGAATGGAATTAAACCATTTACGCTCAAAGATTTAATTGTGATTAATCGACTTTTAAAAATTGACATAACCATCCTAGTACCCGTTTTCCTGTCAAAAGAAGACGAAAAAAAGATAAAGGAAGCTGTAATGAAATTAGAAAAACCTAATCTAAAACTTACTGCTAACGATTTAGTTTTATGTTAATAAACAAGCCCACAAGTAACTAACACAATATTTGTCTCTGCCCAGTCTTGTCTTTCTGACGCAGGAAGAATCTCTACAAGAAACTAACACAACGCATTCTTAGATTGTCGAGCTACTCGATTAGTTTCTTCGTTCCTCAGAAAGACAAGTTTGCGAATGGTTTACGATTAATAGAGCTCCATAAGAAGCTAACACAATATTTGTCTCTGCCCAGTCTTGTCTTTCTGACGCAGGAAGAATCTCCGCAAGAAACTAACATAAAGTATTTCTTTATTGCCTCCTGCTTTAGCTGGAGGTTTGCAAATGAGTAATGAAAAGGCTTTAGCCAAAATAGTGCTTATTATGGCTTTCTGCCTAGTTTTGTTATTCCGAAGAATGAGGAATCTCCGTAAGAAACTAACACAACGCATTCTTAGATTGTCGAGCTCCTAGAAGAGATTCTTCGTTCCTCAGAAAGACAAGTTTGCGACTGTTTTGTGTAGACTTTATTCTTTCTCCAAATACGGATTGAGTACCTCGGCTAATTCATTGAGCCAATAAAAGGAATCTTGTACTTTGTCCATGTCTAATTTTAGGGTTTCACTTTCTCTCATTACTGCCAAGCCTATGATATGGTTTAATTGACGTATCGTCTTAGCCATGTTTTTGGGATCTATATTATTATTGAAAAATTCTGCCAATCTTATTTCTGTTTCTTTTGTTAATCCTTCTGTAGTCATTGTCTTATTTTTTAGGTTCTTCAAATATAGTAAATTACACCCATATATGGGTGTAGTTGAAAAATAAATCTTATGACTTTTGAAATATGGATATTTCAGAAGAAACGTTTATTGCAAATCTAGGCATTCACATAAGGCAGCTACGTGAAAAGAAAGGCATGTCTCAACAAGACTTAGCTGATGATTGCAATGTTACCCAAAATCAAATAGGAAGAATAGAAAGAGCAGAAATTAATACAAGTGTAAAAAACCTTGTGAAAATTGCTAATGCTTTAGGAGTTGAACCTTATGAATTGATGGATTTTACGAGGAAATAAGGATTGATAATTTTTTGTGAAACCAAGATAGTATTTTGAAAAATTATTTTTTTGGTTGACTGCAAATGTTCAATTTAAAAATTACTTAGCCCTAAGGGTTCTTAAAAAAGTTAAGCGTTATTAATAAATGGAAGAACAAGAAACAACATTAGAAAAATTGAGCAACTCTGCTTTGTCGAAAATAAAATTACCAATTGTTTCAACTTATGTCATAGTTTTGATTGTTTATAACTGGCAAATATTATTGTATCTTATATTTAAAAATGAAGCCATTGACTTAAAGATCGATTATATCGTTTGTAAAAATCGCGGAGAATACTTTTTTAATATTTTAATTCCAGTTCTTATTGCATTGATGTACACTCTTTTTTTTCCAATTCTTCAAGTCGGTATTAA
The nucleotide sequence above comes from Flavobacterium branchiarum. Encoded proteins:
- a CDS encoding dipeptidase, with the protein product MDTIKAYVQQHKERFINELVELLKIPSVSADTAYSQDVIDTSEAVKASLEKAGCDFVEICDTPGYPIVYGEKIIDPNLPTVLVYGHYDVQPPDPIELWTSPPFEPVIKKTEIHPEGAIFARGACDDKGQMYMHVKALEYMIQSNTLPCNVKFMIEGEEEVGSKSLGWFVERNQEKLKNDVILISDTGMISNQQPSITTGLRGLSYVEVEVTGPNRDLHSGLYGGAVANPINVLAKMIASLHDEDNHITIPGFYDNVQELSLEERAEMAKAPFSLEKYKKALDLNDVYGEKGYVTNERNSIRPTLDVNGIWGGYTGEGAKTVIASKAFAKISMRLVPNQDWENITELFTKHFTSIAPAGVTVKVTPHHGGQGYVTPIDSIGYKAANMAYTETFGVPAIPVRSGGSIPIVALFEKELKSKTILMGFGLDSDAIHSPNEHFGIFNYLKGIETIPLFYKYFVELSK
- a CDS encoding type II toxin-antitoxin system HigB family toxin; translated protein: MRILGKKIILKVKRKNIGNIKLCNAIDSLIDDLQEFNASEKSINDIRNDADCVHIDGFYFFDINIHRTLILIEFDDDGEATIVWAGTHQEYETIFKNNKSTIEKWLRKYGYIE
- a CDS encoding helix-turn-helix domain-containing protein, with translation MKTHFDIEKIVEKGVITNELDYERALIADRKLRLLAKDSLHFKNLRGKLRDIIGQYENSEWSDIDTIDDNKLVESDKFEQIAELERLFIENRKLTIRKKIKELDLTQENLASILGHKSKTHMSELMNGIKPFTLKDLIVINRLLKIDITILVPVFLSKEDEKKIKEAVMKLEKPNLKLTANDLVLC
- a CDS encoding helix-turn-helix domain-containing protein, giving the protein MDISEETFIANLGIHIRQLREKKGMSQQDLADDCNVTQNQIGRIERAEINTSVKNLVKIANALGVEPYELMDFTRK